Proteins found in one Rhodobacter capsulatus SB 1003 genomic segment:
- a CDS encoding ABC transporter substrate-binding protein codes for MNRRTMLTTSALAVVAALSLSATLARAEETLKIGFVGVTSGPAAAWGTSNVRSMQTLAAMLNEKGGVEIGGTAYKIEIVTFDDQKDPKRAIAGMEQMAQQGIHYVVGPNVDDGAAAVRPVAETNDIIYIPYAFPKELYTKPAENAILGMVASYQSGPAIYKYLKENKGVTKVAFVAANESDPLSQRDSGVAAAKALGLEVTSADVTYQVDTTDFTPVLLPVLKSQPDLLVLSGVAPAAAPQLIRSARDLGYTGLISTETAQDAKVIEEGAGEAANGFISVGGASTPEIASDYMKDFVAKYTEMFGEYNDESNTKVYALEYILQTLKADPKGLTDIAAFKTAIDSFAAPNPNMKGDAKLSYVGTTSFGQKRQLSVPLVVNEYKDGAFQTLFVATVD; via the coding sequence ATGAACAGACGCACCATGCTCACCACCTCCGCGCTTGCGGTCGTGGCGGCGCTTTCGCTTTCCGCCACGCTGGCCCGGGCCGAGGAGACGCTGAAGATCGGCTTCGTCGGCGTCACCTCGGGTCCGGCGGCGGCCTGGGGCACCTCGAACGTGCGCTCGATGCAGACGCTGGCGGCGATGCTGAACGAAAAGGGCGGCGTCGAGATCGGCGGCACCGCCTACAAGATCGAGATCGTCACCTTTGACGACCAGAAGGACCCCAAACGCGCGATTGCCGGCATGGAGCAGATGGCGCAGCAGGGCATCCATTATGTCGTCGGCCCGAATGTCGATGACGGCGCCGCCGCCGTGCGCCCGGTGGCCGAGACGAATGACATCATCTACATCCCCTATGCCTTCCCGAAGGAACTTTACACCAAGCCCGCCGAAAACGCGATCCTGGGCATGGTGGCCAGCTATCAATCCGGCCCGGCAATCTACAAATACCTGAAAGAAAACAAGGGCGTCACCAAGGTCGCCTTTGTCGCGGCGAATGAATCCGACCCGCTGAGCCAGCGCGACAGCGGCGTTGCGGCCGCCAAGGCGCTGGGCCTTGAGGTGACCTCCGCGGACGTGACCTATCAGGTCGACACCACCGATTTCACCCCGGTCCTGCTGCCGGTGCTGAAATCGCAGCCCGACCTTCTGGTGCTCTCGGGCGTCGCCCCGGCCGCCGCGCCGCAGCTGATCCGTTCGGCCCGCGATCTGGGCTACACCGGGCTCATTTCGACCGAGACCGCGCAGGATGCCAAGGTGATCGAGGAAGGCGCGGGCGAGGCGGCGAATGGCTTCATCTCGGTCGGCGGCGCCTCGACGCCCGAGATCGCCTCGGATTACATGAAGGACTTCGTCGCGAAATACACCGAGATGTTCGGCGAATACAACGACGAGTCGAACACCAAGGTCTATGCGCTGGAATATATCCTGCAGACGCTGAAAGCCGATCCGAAGGGCCTGACCGACATTGCCGCCTTCAAGACCGCGATCGACAGTTTCGCCGCGCCGAACCCTAACATGAAGGGCGATGCGAAGCTGAGCTATGTCGGCACCACCTCGTTCGGGCAGAAGCGGCAGCTGTCGGTGCCGCTCGTGGTGAACGAATACAAGGACGGCGCCTTCCAGACGCTGTTCGTCGCCACCGTCGATTGA
- a CDS encoding branched-chain amino acid ABC transporter permease, with protein MEQIIVNGLFLGASYALIALGLTLIFSLMNVLNFAHGQMYVIGGFITYTVVAQFHLPFVVGLICSAVALAALGAFVERFLFAPVIRRSKREESTMLLAAGIAFFLDAVTLLVFGEKQRGIPKLVPGVFNWDFRIVMPYDRILIGVLAVALIGAFILFMRQSRTGRAMRALAQDRMAAELMGVDVARYSMIGFALGAMLAGLVGGLLVSIVGVNLGMGGPTSIKAFLMIMIGGAGVISGAIAGGFILGMLESVGLSLLAAYGDITYLVIFASLMIFLAFRPQGLMGKPWG; from the coding sequence ATGGAGCAGATCATCGTCAACGGGCTCTTTCTTGGCGCATCCTATGCGCTGATCGCGCTCGGCCTCACGCTCATCTTTTCGCTGATGAACGTGCTCAATTTCGCCCATGGGCAGATGTATGTGATCGGCGGGTTCATCACCTATACGGTGGTGGCGCAGTTCCATCTGCCCTTCGTCGTCGGGCTGATCTGTTCGGCCGTCGCCTTGGCGGCGCTCGGCGCCTTTGTCGAAAGGTTCCTCTTTGCCCCGGTCATCCGCCGCTCGAAGCGCGAGGAATCGACGATGCTTCTGGCGGCCGGGATCGCGTTTTTCCTTGATGCGGTGACGCTTCTGGTCTTTGGCGAAAAGCAGCGCGGCATTCCGAAGCTTGTTCCGGGCGTCTTCAACTGGGATTTCCGCATCGTCATGCCCTATGACCGGATCCTGATCGGGGTCCTGGCCGTGGCGCTGATCGGGGCCTTCATCCTCTTCATGCGCCAATCCCGCACCGGACGCGCGATGCGGGCCCTGGCGCAAGACCGGATGGCGGCCGAGCTGATGGGGGTCGATGTCGCGCGCTATTCGATGATCGGCTTTGCGCTGGGCGCGATGCTGGCGGGGCTGGTGGGCGGGCTTCTCGTCTCGATCGTCGGCGTGAACCTTGGCATGGGCGGCCCGACCTCGATCAAGGCCTTTCTGATGATCATGATCGGCGGCGCCGGGGTGATTTCGGGCGCCATCGCCGGGGGCTTCATTCTGGGCATGCTGGAATCCGTGGGCCTGTCGCTGCTCGCAGCTTACGGCGACATCACCTATCTTGTCATCTTCGCCTCGCTGATGATTTTCCTCGCCTTCCGCCCGCAGGGGCTGATGGGCAAACCCTGGGGCTGA